Proteins encoded together in one Lathyrus oleraceus cultivar Zhongwan6 chromosome 5, CAAS_Psat_ZW6_1.0, whole genome shotgun sequence window:
- the LOC127082133 gene encoding uncharacterized protein LOC127082133, producing the protein MPLKAIKGQVVADFIVDHSIVQNSLSYLEFEPWKLYFDGYTHKDGTGVGILIISPSKIPTKFKYKVEGLCSNNEAEYEALIVGLEILLELGATQVEIIGDSELVIKQITKEYKCVKENLIMYFVIASRLLRKFQVVKIRHIPRLQNQEANDLDQIAFGYKISITRCDRGHMKSMVD; encoded by the coding sequence ATGCCTTTAAAGGCCATTAAAGGACAAGTGGTAGCAGACTTTATAGTCGACCATTCCATAGTACAAAACTCCTTAAGCTATCTGGAGTTTGAGCCTTGGAAGTTGTACTTTGATGGTTATACTCATAAAGATGGAACGGGTGTGGGGATACTAATTATTTCTCCTAGcaaaattccaacaaaattcaagtataAGGTTGAAGGCCTTTGTTCgaacaatgaggctgagtatgaggctcTGATAGTTGGCCTTGAGATCTTGTTAGAATTGGGGGCAACTCAAGTCGAAATAATCGGAGACTCAGAATTAGTAATAAAACAAATCACAAAGGAGTACAAATGTGTTAAAGAAAATCTGATCATGTACTTTGTGATAGCTAGTAGACTCTTACGTAAGTTTCAGGTGGTAAAAATTCGACATATACCTCGACTTCAGAATCAAGAGGCCAATGACTTAGATCAGATTGCCTTTGGATATAAAATTTCAATTACAAGATGTGATCGAGGTCATATGAAGAGTATGGTCGACTAG